A single genomic interval of Longimicrobium sp. harbors:
- a CDS encoding type 4a pilus biogenesis protein PilO, which produces MALPPLDPQQKKNLMYGGVFLALIAFGFYDRLYTPRSARIGQMQARLEALETVNSRSRALTRGAEGQIDQQLVLYRQQLELAEGLIPSAEEVPNLLDAISAEAQRAGVRIHLIQPVSATEENFFTRRVYDMAVTGGYHQIGEFLTRVASLPRIVTPTNLTVAPVAEAGAASGAAPAGRTAELEARFSIETYVIPTAAADDDASA; this is translated from the coding sequence ATGGCGCTTCCCCCGCTGGACCCCCAGCAGAAGAAGAACCTGATGTATGGCGGGGTGTTCCTGGCCCTGATCGCCTTCGGGTTCTACGACCGGCTGTACACGCCGCGCAGCGCCCGCATCGGACAGATGCAGGCCCGGCTCGAGGCGCTGGAAACGGTCAACTCGCGCAGCCGCGCCCTCACGCGCGGCGCCGAGGGGCAGATCGACCAGCAGCTCGTGCTGTACCGGCAGCAGCTGGAATTGGCCGAGGGGCTGATCCCCTCCGCCGAAGAGGTGCCCAACCTGCTCGACGCCATCTCGGCCGAGGCGCAGCGGGCGGGGGTGCGCATTCACCTGATCCAGCCGGTGAGCGCCACCGAGGAAAATTTCTTCACCCGCCGCGTGTACGACATGGCGGTGACCGGCGGCTACCACCAGATCGGCGAGTTCCTGACGCGGGTGGCCTCGCTGCCGCGCATCGTGACGCCCACCAACCTGACGGTGGCCCCGGTCGCCGAGGCCGGCGCCGCGTCCGGCGCGGCGCCGGCGGGGCGCACGGCGGAGCTGGAAGCCCGTTTTTCCATCGAGACCTACGTGATCCCCACCGCTGCGGCCGACGATGACGCGAGCGCCTGA
- a CDS encoding AMIN domain-containing protein: MIVRKAWMALLLVPALLALAPLPAPPAMDGSVAALRLEGRDGRTELTVDIAGGTVTWSDFALAGPPRVVVDIQNARLGLPSNRYEGLDRGGVRGVRTSQHSEDVVRLVLDLDRETRYTVEQVAGGLRVSLQSGAAAFQPWSSGAASASRQASARTTPAPRPAAQQPPQGRRITVSFQNTEMRDVLATFAEFSGRSIIAGTDVSGIVVDGVSFTNQPWDVALRTMLQAYGLAAEELSGGIIRVDQVANLAARAQAEPLVTRPFRVNYVNAGDLAGTFENLQTERGSLSADTATNTLIVTDVARVVADIEALLTTLDVPVAQVAIEAKIIFVDRTQLEALGIRYDLKDFQGNSFGGIIESPLYDPDTGQPTGESTPNDRFVLGGPSIGAVGNAASEVEDATLDVAISLLLANRFSLVALVSALQETRIADVEAMPQITTLNNRTARIFVGEEITFLTASAGAGAGGGGITLQPVQVEAGIELEVTPHITADGRVRMSLRAENSNPTETSNNLLNVSRQQAENEVLVGDGETVVIGGLTVTRVTDTRRGIPFLMDLPIVGGLFRVTNRSERKQDLLILVTPHIVRQDR, translated from the coding sequence ATGATCGTGCGCAAAGCGTGGATGGCGCTGCTGCTGGTGCCGGCGCTGCTGGCCCTTGCCCCCCTCCCCGCGCCCCCCGCTATGGACGGCAGCGTGGCCGCCCTGCGCCTGGAGGGGCGCGACGGGCGCACCGAGCTGACGGTGGACATCGCCGGCGGCACGGTCACGTGGAGCGACTTCGCCCTCGCGGGGCCCCCGCGGGTGGTGGTCGACATCCAGAACGCGCGGCTGGGGCTGCCCTCCAACCGCTACGAGGGGCTGGACCGCGGCGGCGTGCGCGGGGTGCGCACCAGCCAGCACTCGGAAGACGTGGTGCGGCTGGTGCTGGACCTGGACCGCGAAACCCGGTACACGGTGGAGCAGGTGGCCGGCGGGCTGCGCGTGTCGCTGCAGTCGGGCGCCGCGGCCTTCCAGCCGTGGAGCAGCGGGGCTGCTTCCGCCTCGCGGCAGGCGTCGGCGCGCACGACGCCGGCCCCGCGCCCCGCGGCGCAGCAGCCTCCGCAGGGGCGCCGGATCACGGTGAGCTTCCAGAACACCGAGATGCGCGACGTGCTGGCCACCTTCGCCGAGTTCTCGGGGCGCTCCATCATCGCGGGCACCGACGTTTCGGGGATCGTGGTGGACGGGGTGTCGTTCACCAACCAGCCGTGGGACGTGGCGCTGCGCACCATGCTGCAGGCCTACGGGCTGGCGGCCGAGGAGCTTTCGGGGGGCATCATCCGCGTGGACCAGGTGGCCAACCTGGCCGCGCGCGCCCAGGCCGAGCCCCTGGTCACGCGCCCCTTCCGCGTGAACTACGTGAACGCGGGCGACCTGGCCGGGACGTTCGAGAATTTGCAGACCGAGCGCGGCAGCCTTTCGGCCGACACGGCCACCAACACCCTGATCGTTACCGACGTGGCGCGGGTGGTCGCCGACATCGAGGCGCTGCTCACCACCCTCGACGTGCCGGTGGCGCAGGTGGCCATCGAGGCCAAGATCATCTTCGTCGACCGCACGCAGCTGGAGGCGCTGGGAATCCGCTACGACCTCAAGGACTTCCAGGGCAACAGCTTCGGTGGTATTATCGAGAGCCCCCTCTACGATCCCGACACCGGCCAGCCGACGGGTGAAAGCACCCCCAACGACCGGTTCGTCCTGGGCGGTCCGTCCATCGGCGCCGTGGGCAACGCCGCGTCGGAGGTGGAGGACGCCACCCTCGACGTGGCGATCTCGCTGCTGCTGGCCAACCGCTTTTCGCTGGTGGCGCTCGTGAGCGCGCTGCAGGAAACGCGCATCGCCGACGTCGAGGCCATGCCGCAGATCACCACGCTGAACAACCGCACCGCCCGCATCTTCGTGGGCGAGGAGATCACCTTCCTCACCGCGTCGGCGGGGGCGGGCGCCGGGGGCGGAGGCATCACCCTGCAGCCGGTGCAGGTAGAGGCGGGGATCGAGCTCGAGGTGACGCCGCACATCACGGCCGACGGCCGGGTGCGGATGTCGCTGCGGGCCGAGAACTCCAACCCGACCGAGACCTCCAACAACCTGCTGAACGTGTCGCGCCAGCAGGCCGAGAACGAGGTGCTGGTAGGCGACGGCGAAACCGTCGTCATCGGCGGGCTGACGGTGACGCGCGTCACCGACACCCGCCGCGGCATTCCGTTCCTGATGGACCTGCCCATCGTGGGTGGGCTGTTCCGCGTGACCAACCGGTCGGAGCGCAAGCAGGACCTGCTGATTCTCGTCACCCCGCACATCGTCCGCCAGGATCGCTGA
- the aroC gene encoding chorismate synthase, translating to MPTFRFVTAGESHGPALTAVVEGAPAGLALSADDLDRELRRRQGGYGRGGRMRIESDRAEILSGVRHGQTLGSPITLLVRNRDWANWTDAMSPAPSAAEGDDEAMRRVFFPRPGHADLVGALKYDRTDARDILERASARETAARVAAGTVARRMLAELGITVGSHVASLGGIVAAAPAELPADLNAASDPSPVRCLDPEAEGAMIEAIDAAKRAGDTLGGVVEVVARGVPAGLGSHVSWDRKLDGRLAHALMSIQAIKGVEIGLGFDGSMRPGSRVHDAIVAQPGNPRGGGFGRASNNAGGLEGGITTGQPLVVRAAMKPISTLMQPLATVDLRTGEIAEAVRERSDVVAVPAAGVVAEAMVCIVLAGAVLEQFGGDTMADLRRNFDGYVQRIAARGAFG from the coding sequence ATGCCGACCTTTCGCTTCGTTACGGCCGGCGAGTCGCACGGCCCCGCGCTGACCGCGGTGGTCGAGGGCGCGCCCGCCGGCCTCGCCCTTTCCGCCGACGACCTCGACCGCGAGCTTCGCCGCCGCCAGGGCGGGTACGGCCGCGGCGGGCGCATGCGCATCGAGTCTGACCGCGCCGAGATCCTGTCCGGGGTGCGCCACGGGCAGACGCTGGGCTCTCCCATCACGCTGCTGGTGAGGAACCGCGACTGGGCCAACTGGACGGACGCCATGTCCCCGGCCCCGTCCGCCGCCGAGGGTGACGACGAAGCGATGCGGCGCGTGTTCTTTCCGCGGCCGGGCCACGCGGATCTCGTCGGCGCGCTCAAGTACGACCGCACCGACGCCCGCGACATCCTGGAGCGGGCCAGTGCCCGCGAGACGGCGGCGCGCGTGGCTGCGGGCACCGTCGCCCGGCGGATGCTGGCCGAGCTGGGGATCACCGTCGGCAGCCACGTGGCCTCGCTGGGGGGCATCGTGGCCGCGGCGCCGGCCGAGCTGCCCGCCGACCTGAACGCCGCGTCCGACCCCTCCCCCGTCCGCTGCCTGGACCCGGAGGCGGAGGGGGCCATGATCGAAGCCATCGACGCCGCCAAGCGCGCGGGCGACACGCTGGGCGGCGTCGTCGAGGTGGTCGCGCGGGGGGTGCCGGCGGGGCTGGGGTCGCACGTGTCGTGGGACCGCAAGCTCGACGGCCGGCTGGCGCACGCGCTGATGTCCATCCAGGCCATCAAGGGCGTGGAGATCGGCCTGGGGTTCGATGGGTCGATGCGGCCGGGGTCGCGCGTGCACGACGCCATCGTGGCCCAGCCCGGGAACCCGCGGGGCGGGGGATTCGGCCGCGCGAGCAACAACGCGGGCGGGCTGGAGGGCGGCATCACCACGGGCCAGCCCCTCGTCGTCCGCGCGGCGATGAAGCCCATCTCCACGCTCATGCAGCCGCTGGCGACGGTAGACCTGCGCACCGGCGAGATCGCCGAGGCGGTGCGCGAGCGGTCGGACGTGGTCGCCGTCCCCGCCGCGGGGGTGGTGGCCGAGGCGATGGTGTGCATCGTCCTGGCGGGAGCCGTGCTGGAGCAGTTCGGCGGCGACACCATGGCCGACCTGCGGCGCAACTTCGACGGGTACGTGCAGCGCATCGCCGCGCGGGGCGCGTTTGGCTGA
- a CDS encoding shikimate kinase, whose product MADGSVRRVVLVGMMASGKSAVGAELARRLDWTHVDLDREIEAFAGRRIPDIFAADGEAAFRAMEAQATERIAGRESIVLSPGGGWVTQPALLDALGLGTLSVWLRVSPEEAVRRAAGAPGERPLLAGADPLAAVQRLLSAREALYARADLHLDTDARAVGSIVDDIERHIRSLQVSGTPSR is encoded by the coding sequence TTGGCTGACGGTTCCGTCCGGCGCGTCGTCCTGGTGGGGATGATGGCGTCGGGCAAGTCGGCCGTGGGGGCGGAGCTGGCGCGGCGGCTGGACTGGACGCACGTGGACCTGGACCGCGAGATCGAGGCCTTCGCCGGCCGGCGGATCCCCGACATCTTCGCCGCGGACGGCGAGGCGGCGTTCCGGGCGATGGAGGCCCAGGCGACGGAGCGGATCGCCGGGCGCGAGTCCATCGTCCTCTCCCCCGGCGGCGGATGGGTCACCCAGCCCGCCCTGCTGGACGCGCTGGGCCTGGGGACACTTTCCGTCTGGCTCCGCGTCTCGCCCGAAGAGGCGGTGCGGCGCGCGGCCGGGGCGCCGGGGGAACGCCCCTTGCTCGCCGGGGCAGATCCGCTGGCCGCTGTACAGCGGCTCCTGTCGGCGCGGGAAGCGCTCTACGCCCGGGCAGACCTGCATCTCGACACCGACGCGCGCGCCGTCGGCTCCATCGTGGACGACATCGAACGGCACATCCGCTCCCTCCAGGTGAGCGGAACTCCTTCTCGTTAG